The Phycisphaeraceae bacterium genome window below encodes:
- the pdxH gene encoding pyridoxamine 5'-phosphate oxidase: MSIDAMRRDYGGTTLLEADVDPNPTIQFRTWFRQACDGEIYEPNAMTLATVGRDGKPDSRIVLLKGIDDRGLTFFTNLTSTKAHDIAVNPHVSLTFYWDRLHRQVRITGDASLLPRDESEAYFHTRPRGSQLGAWVSAQSRIISDRSELETAYANAEESFTDKEIPLPDHWGGYLVTPSLFEFWQGRTSRLHDRLRYRLSDDLWLIERLAP; encoded by the coding sequence ATGAGCATCGACGCCATGCGCAGAGACTACGGCGGAACCACCCTCCTCGAAGCCGACGTCGATCCCAACCCGACAATTCAGTTCCGCACCTGGTTCCGGCAAGCCTGCGATGGCGAAATCTACGAACCCAACGCCATGACCCTCGCCACCGTCGGCCGCGACGGCAAGCCCGACAGCCGTATCGTCCTGCTCAAAGGCATCGACGACCGCGGACTCACCTTCTTCACCAACCTCACCAGCACCAAAGCCCACGACATCGCCGTCAACCCACACGTCTCCCTCACCTTCTACTGGGACCGCCTGCACCGCCAGGTCCGGATCACCGGCGACGCCAGCCTCCTGCCCCGTGATGAATCCGAGGCTTACTTCCATACCCGACCGCGCGGCAGCCAGCTAGGTGCCTGGGTCTCCGCCCAATCCAGAATCATCTCAGACCGCAGCGAACTCGAAACCGCCTACGCCAATGCGGAAGAAAGCTTCACTGACAAGGAAATCCCACTCCCCGATCACTGGGGCGGGTACCTCGTGACCCCCAGTCTCTTCGAGTTCTGGCAGGGTCGCACCAGCCGGCTCCACGACCGCCTCCGCTACCGACTGTCCGATGACCTCTGGCTTATCGAACGACTCGCCCCCTGA
- a CDS encoding DUF2256 domain-containing protein, giving the protein MPANPHLPTKTCEHCRRPFAWRKKWERDWDQVRYCSKACTAAARKNRRDQSPNDKIR; this is encoded by the coding sequence ATGCCCGCCAACCCCCACCTCCCCACCAAAACCTGCGAACACTGCCGTCGCCCCTTCGCCTGGCGCAAAAAATGGGAACGTGACTGGGACCAGGTCCGCTACTGCTCCAAAGCCTGCACCGCCGCGGCCCGAAAAAACCGCCGCGATCAATCCCCCAACGACAAAATCCGCTGA
- a CDS encoding glycosyltransferase family 2 protein: MWDFWDIMAVSIAVLALLPAVMVVVNLLVYRKPEPLVTGLPAVSVLIPARDEEGAIGAAVRSVLESESEGAIELDVVVMDDSSSDRTAEVVRAIAEDDSRVRLVSAPALPSGWFGKPHACQRLAEAAQHDVLVWMDADVRMEKGGLRGLVSGLERSRAALVSTVPRQVTGSVMETLIVHQILFVLLGYLPMFRMKRTALPAYGAACGQLMVARRGDYVKAGGHEVVRDVMHESLALARAFRRAGMITDLIDGTGLARCRMYTTAGQVWHGFAKNAHEGMGSPGAIVPWTVLLLGGQVLPWVMGLMWWRGWFELTAVSGWLLTGGLVVAGFTTCLLSWRFKQGVLAALLRPVGITVLVLIQWSALVRSLRGRPVTWRGRAYASAG, encoded by the coding sequence GTGTGGGATTTCTGGGACATCATGGCGGTGTCGATCGCGGTGCTGGCATTGCTGCCAGCGGTGATGGTGGTTGTGAATCTATTGGTGTACAGGAAGCCAGAGCCGTTGGTGACGGGGCTTCCTGCGGTGTCGGTGCTGATCCCGGCGCGGGATGAGGAGGGCGCGATCGGCGCTGCGGTTCGATCAGTCTTGGAGAGTGAGTCGGAGGGGGCGATCGAACTCGACGTGGTTGTCATGGATGACTCGTCTTCGGACCGCACCGCGGAGGTGGTGCGTGCGATCGCTGAGGATGACTCGCGGGTGCGTTTGGTTTCTGCGCCCGCGTTACCTTCGGGGTGGTTCGGCAAACCTCATGCGTGTCAGCGGCTCGCTGAGGCGGCGCAGCACGATGTGCTGGTGTGGATGGATGCGGACGTGCGGATGGAGAAGGGCGGTTTGCGCGGGTTGGTGAGCGGTTTGGAGCGGTCGAGGGCTGCGTTGGTTTCGACCGTTCCTCGGCAGGTGACCGGCTCGGTGATGGAGACGCTGATCGTTCATCAGATCTTGTTTGTTCTGCTGGGTTATCTGCCGATGTTTCGTATGAAGCGGACGGCGTTGCCGGCGTATGGGGCGGCGTGCGGGCAGTTGATGGTCGCGCGGCGGGGAGATTATGTGAAGGCTGGTGGTCACGAGGTCGTGCGTGATGTGATGCACGAGTCGCTGGCGTTGGCCCGGGCGTTTCGGCGGGCGGGGATGATCACGGACCTGATTGATGGGACGGGGTTGGCACGGTGTCGGATGTACACGACGGCGGGTCAGGTGTGGCACGGGTTTGCGAAGAATGCGCACGAGGGGATGGGGTCGCCGGGCGCGATTGTGCCGTGGACGGTGTTGTTGCTGGGTGGGCAGGTGCTGCCCTGGGTGATGGGGTTGATGTGGTGGCGGGGGTGGTTTGAGTTGACGGCCGTTTCGGGTTGGTTGTTGACGGGTGGTTTGGTGGTGGCGGGGTTCACGACGTGTTTGTTGTCGTGGCGATTCAAGCAAGGGGTTCTTGCTGCGTTGTTGCGGCCCGTGGGGATTACGGTGCTGGTGCTGATCCAGTGGAGTGCGTTGGTGCGTTCGCTGCGGGGTCGGCCGGTGACGTGGCGGGGCCGGGCGTACGCGAGTGCGGGGTGA
- a CDS encoding lysophospholipid acyltransferase family protein, translating into MSRGGDVGGRWTPDHRSAWMFDKFAATSVHLVAGTFGEVRVLRPPAAGLADRPLILASNHPSWWDPMVGLVTLLRYLPERVPFVPIDPKGYREHPVFARVGFFPLEPASSRGAVSLLRDGRKALGFPGGLVWITPEGRFTDPRVRPLQLRPGAAALALRTPGAVLVPVAIEYRFGAEPKPEAYLSYGEPIETCGASVDHVVDHLSDALAGTMDELAHVVQEGDVERCELILRGNSGSAAGLWNLLRAYTRGPTAYDPAHLQGSD; encoded by the coding sequence ATGAGCCGAGGCGGCGATGTCGGGGGGCGTTGGACACCCGACCATCGGTCGGCGTGGATGTTTGATAAGTTCGCAGCGACATCGGTTCATCTGGTGGCGGGGACATTTGGCGAGGTTCGTGTGCTGCGCCCGCCTGCGGCGGGGCTGGCGGATCGGCCATTGATTCTGGCGTCGAATCACCCGTCCTGGTGGGACCCGATGGTCGGGCTGGTGACGCTGCTGCGTTATCTGCCGGAGCGTGTGCCGTTTGTGCCGATCGATCCGAAGGGGTATCGGGAGCATCCGGTGTTTGCGCGGGTGGGATTCTTTCCGCTGGAGCCGGCGAGTTCGCGTGGGGCGGTGTCGCTGCTGCGGGATGGGCGCAAGGCGTTGGGGTTTCCCGGCGGGTTGGTGTGGATCACGCCTGAGGGGAGGTTCACGGACCCGAGGGTGCGGCCGCTGCAACTCCGGCCCGGGGCGGCAGCTTTGGCTTTGCGAACGCCCGGGGCGGTGCTGGTGCCGGTGGCAATCGAGTATCGGTTTGGTGCGGAGCCGAAACCTGAGGCCTATCTGAGCTATGGGGAGCCGATCGAGACCTGTGGCGCGTCGGTCGACCATGTGGTTGATCATCTAAGCGATGCTTTGGCCGGAACGATGGATGAGTTGGCGCATGTGGTTCAGGAAGGCGATGTTGAGCGGTGTGAGTTGATCCTTCGGGGCAACAGCGGGTCGGCTGCGGGTTTATGGAACCTGCTGCGGGCGTACACTCGGGGTCCGACGGCCTATGATCCGGCTCACCTGCAAGGGAGTGATTGA
- the lptB gene encoding LPS export ABC transporter ATP-binding protein — protein sequence MSLLNVQGLHKTFGTRPVVTDVSFTVGEGEIIGLLGRNGAGKTTSFRMTMGMIRPNKGSVLFHDRDVSQLPMYRRAQLGMGYLAQEPSIFQRLTVEQNLLAILETRPHGRAERRERCEELMTQFGLTKLRRQPARTLSGGERRKLEIARALISEPTLILLDEPFSGVDPKAVEDLQEEVRRLRSQRDISILITDHNVQRTLEIVDRAYVLAEGKLLAEGTPRELINNPDVRENYLGSMFKGDEFDNTADLATTPLNRPQA from the coding sequence ATGTCACTCCTCAACGTACAAGGCCTGCACAAAACCTTCGGCACACGACCCGTCGTCACCGATGTCTCCTTCACCGTCGGCGAAGGCGAGATCATCGGGCTCCTGGGCCGCAACGGGGCTGGCAAGACCACCTCCTTCCGCATGACCATGGGCATGATCCGCCCGAACAAGGGCAGCGTCCTCTTCCACGACCGCGATGTCTCCCAACTCCCCATGTACCGCAGAGCCCAACTCGGCATGGGCTACCTCGCTCAGGAACCCAGCATCTTCCAGCGGCTCACCGTCGAGCAGAACCTCCTGGCCATCCTCGAAACCCGCCCCCACGGCCGCGCCGAGCGTCGCGAACGCTGCGAAGAACTCATGACCCAGTTCGGGCTCACCAAACTCCGCCGACAGCCCGCCCGAACCCTCTCAGGCGGAGAACGACGAAAACTCGAAATCGCCCGCGCCCTCATCTCCGAACCCACCCTCATCCTCCTCGATGAGCCCTTCAGCGGGGTCGATCCCAAAGCCGTCGAAGACCTCCAGGAAGAAGTCCGCCGGCTCCGCTCGCAACGCGACATCTCCATCCTCATCACCGACCACAACGTCCAGCGCACTCTCGAGATCGTCGATCGCGCCTACGTCCTCGCTGAGGGTAAACTCCTCGCCGAAGGCACACCCCGCGAACTCATCAACAACCCGGATGTCCGCGAGAACTACCTCGGCTCGATGTTCAAAGGCGACGAGTTCGACAACACCGCAGACCTCGCAACCACCCCACTCAATCGACCCCAAGCATGA
- a CDS encoding aldehyde dehydrogenase family protein — protein sequence MILPADATSMTTTPARPLGRTCDDWSDLPLSRRLAVIRRFRRSLVLERDAWIDVATPEWRADRTQTLSSELIPLADAARFLECQAPKLLKIKKLGRSGRPFWLSGTAAEIHHDPIGWVMILAPSNYPLMLPGVQVLQALAAGNSVALKPSPLAYAAAARLVEVLHRCGVPQSALRLLNVDPATARLLYPEVDKVVLTGSHHTGRAVLRDLADHLVPAAMELSGVDAMVVLPRANLNLAARALLFGLTFNASATCIAPRRVYVVGDAQPLIDRLDALIAEVPAMELHPGAATALRPLIERAQSLGARFIGDPDLAAEGYPVVITGLPADADLFDQGLMAPIATISEVRTQLLAAEAVNQSRYGLGASIFGPAHEAESLATRLDVGMVTINDLIVPSADPRLPFGGRKLSGFGVTRGAEGLMAMTRQKVVTRRSSRGIPVYLDEDSGKTADAALPALFDLTHGPDWRCRWRGLKRLISLGPPKRGAQPDGETRS from the coding sequence ATGATCTTGCCCGCCGACGCCACCAGCATGACCACCACCCCCGCCCGACCCCTGGGACGAACCTGCGACGACTGGAGCGACCTGCCCCTCTCGCGCCGGCTCGCCGTCATCCGCAGGTTCAGGCGATCACTGGTCTTAGAACGCGATGCATGGATTGACGTCGCCACCCCCGAGTGGCGCGCCGACCGCACCCAAACCCTCTCCTCCGAACTCATCCCCCTAGCCGATGCCGCCCGCTTCCTCGAATGCCAAGCCCCTAAGCTCCTGAAAATAAAAAAGCTGGGCCGATCCGGCCGACCCTTCTGGCTCTCCGGCACCGCCGCAGAAATCCACCACGACCCCATCGGCTGGGTCATGATCCTCGCCCCCTCCAACTACCCCCTCATGCTCCCAGGCGTCCAGGTCCTCCAAGCCCTCGCCGCTGGCAACTCCGTCGCCCTCAAGCCCTCCCCGCTCGCCTACGCCGCCGCCGCACGGCTTGTCGAAGTCCTTCACCGCTGCGGAGTCCCCCAGTCGGCCCTGCGCCTCCTCAATGTTGATCCCGCCACCGCGCGATTGCTATATCCCGAGGTAGACAAAGTCGTTCTGACCGGTTCCCACCACACCGGTCGCGCCGTCCTCCGCGACCTCGCCGACCACCTCGTCCCCGCCGCCATGGAACTCTCAGGCGTCGATGCCATGGTCGTCCTCCCCCGCGCCAACCTCAATCTCGCCGCGCGCGCACTGCTCTTCGGCCTCACTTTCAACGCCTCGGCCACCTGCATCGCCCCCCGGCGTGTCTACGTCGTTGGCGATGCCCAGCCGCTGATCGACCGCCTCGACGCCCTCATCGCCGAGGTCCCCGCGATGGAACTCCACCCCGGCGCTGCCACCGCTCTACGCCCCCTGATCGAGCGGGCTCAATCACTCGGCGCACGGTTCATCGGCGATCCCGACCTCGCCGCAGAGGGTTATCCCGTTGTCATCACTGGTCTCCCCGCGGACGCCGACCTGTTCGACCAAGGCCTCATGGCGCCGATCGCGACGATCAGCGAGGTGCGCACACAACTCCTCGCCGCGGAGGCGGTCAATCAATCGCGATACGGGCTCGGTGCTTCGATCTTCGGCCCCGCCCACGAGGCGGAGTCGCTGGCCACCCGACTCGATGTCGGGATGGTGACGATCAACGACCTGATCGTTCCCAGCGCGGACCCGCGCCTGCCGTTTGGTGGTCGCAAGCTCAGCGGCTTCGGGGTCACCCGAGGCGCGGAGGGGCTGATGGCCATGACGCGGCAGAAAGTCGTGACCCGGCGCTCGTCGCGGGGAATCCCTGTTTACCTCGATGAAGATTCCGGCAAGACTGCAGACGCGGCCTTACCGGCGTTATTCGACCTGACTCATGGACCCGACTGGCGCTGCCGTTGGCGTGGGCTCAAGCGATTGATCTCGCTGGGTCCGCCCAAGCGTGGCGCGCAACCCGATGGAGAGACTCGATCATGA
- the crtI gene encoding phytoene desaturase family protein, with protein sequence MIQPASSGTQERVVVIGGGLGGLASACTLAARGYKVTLVERNQHLGGKAAVLEDGGYRFDMGPTILTLPEVLERIVGEAGEKLPDVLDLVRLDPQWRCFFDQQAGGGVLDLFGSSAETAKAIRDLIPGERAEKVISGYEDFIAYSRRLRSISDKFFFWKPIGGLMDMFDARSMGDPGTLREVLDIRMGRSVAGMIRQHLKDDRVSQMLDHYTQYVGSSPFGSPAVLCGIAAMQADGGVWYPMGGTGAVPKALAGLAERLGIEAITGVAVTKILVEKGRAVGVELDNGEMIHAAAVVSNMDSVRTHRELIGGEVERKFTKRRGYEPACSGVVLYLGLDRAYEHLAHHNFVFSRDPEEEFDAIYKRGEPAPDPTAYVAAPARTEPGVAPEGGEALYVLVHTPYLRSGHDWRKDGELWKSYRETILKKLETTGAMPDLRERIVVEHALSPQDINDRYNVLDGAIYGLASHGKFLGAFKPSNRSPDVKGLYLAGGAAHPGPGMPMVLMSGWIAADALDQDGLVPKVETPRSGSVPEPAGAV encoded by the coding sequence ATGATCCAGCCTGCGAGCAGCGGCACACAAGAGCGCGTGGTGGTCATCGGCGGCGGCCTTGGCGGGCTGGCTTCTGCCTGCACATTGGCGGCTCGGGGCTACAAGGTCACGCTCGTGGAGCGCAACCAGCACCTGGGCGGCAAGGCGGCGGTGCTGGAGGATGGCGGGTATCGCTTCGATATGGGGCCGACGATCCTGACGCTCCCTGAGGTGCTCGAGCGGATCGTGGGCGAGGCCGGCGAGAAGCTCCCGGATGTACTCGATCTGGTGAGGCTCGACCCGCAGTGGCGCTGTTTCTTCGATCAGCAGGCAGGCGGGGGTGTGCTCGATCTTTTTGGGTCTTCGGCTGAAACGGCGAAGGCGATCCGGGACCTGATTCCGGGTGAGCGTGCCGAGAAGGTCATCAGCGGGTACGAGGATTTCATCGCGTACAGCCGACGGCTGCGGTCGATCAGCGACAAGTTCTTTTTCTGGAAGCCCATCGGCGGGCTCATGGACATGTTCGATGCCCGGAGCATGGGTGACCCCGGCACGCTGCGCGAGGTGCTGGATATCAGGATGGGGCGGTCGGTCGCGGGGATGATCCGTCAGCATCTCAAGGATGATCGGGTCAGTCAGATGCTCGATCACTACACGCAGTATGTCGGGTCGTCGCCGTTTGGGTCGCCAGCGGTGCTGTGCGGGATCGCGGCGATGCAGGCCGATGGCGGGGTGTGGTATCCGATGGGCGGGACCGGCGCTGTGCCCAAGGCGCTGGCGGGTCTTGCGGAGCGGCTCGGGATTGAGGCTATCACCGGGGTGGCGGTCACGAAAATACTTGTTGAGAAGGGTCGTGCGGTGGGTGTTGAGCTGGACAACGGCGAGATGATCCACGCGGCGGCGGTCGTGTCGAACATGGACAGCGTGCGGACGCATCGCGAGTTGATCGGCGGTGAGGTGGAGCGCAAGTTCACCAAGCGGCGCGGGTACGAGCCAGCCTGCTCGGGCGTGGTGCTGTATCTAGGGCTGGATCGTGCTTACGAGCATTTAGCGCACCACAACTTCGTGTTCTCGCGGGACCCGGAAGAAGAGTTCGATGCGATTTACAAGCGTGGTGAGCCGGCCCCAGACCCGACCGCCTATGTGGCGGCTCCCGCACGGACGGAGCCGGGCGTAGCTCCCGAGGGCGGCGAGGCGTTGTATGTGCTGGTGCACACGCCCTATCTGCGGTCGGGGCATGATTGGCGCAAGGATGGCGAGCTGTGGAAGAGTTACCGCGAGACGATCCTGAAGAAGCTCGAGACGACCGGGGCGATGCCGGACCTGCGTGAGCGGATCGTGGTGGAGCACGCGTTGTCGCCTCAGGACATCAACGATCGATACAACGTGCTCGATGGGGCGATCTACGGTCTGGCGTCGCATGGGAAGTTTCTTGGGGCGTTCAAGCCATCGAATCGCTCGCCTGATGTGAAGGGTTTGTATCTGGCGGGTGGGGCGGCGCACCCGGGGCCGGGGATGCCGATGGTGTTGATGTCGGGTTGGATTGCGGCGGACGCGCTGGATCAGGACGGGCTGGTTCCCAAGGTTGAGACGCCACGGTCTGGTTCGGTACCGGAACCCGCTGGAGCGGTTTGA
- the crtI gene encoding phytoene desaturase family protein, which translates to MTAASERRPKRVVIIGAGPGGLATAMLLAAQGLKVTVLERLDRVGGRTSTLDYDGFRFDMGPTFFLYPQILREIFQTCGLKLEDHVDLIRLDPQYHLIFEEGGELRATPDIKRMQAQIATISPDDAKRFPDFMADNRKKFARFASILQKPFSSPLDCLSPDVLKAAPLLRPWASVDSDLGRFFSDERIRLAFSFQSKYLGMSPFRCPSLFTILSYLEYDYGVFHPRGGCGAVSTAMSRAAESLGAEIRLNEPVEEILFEKTKATGVRTNRCVLEADSVVLNADFGAAVTSLIPKQLRKKYSDQRVAAKKYSCSTFMMYLGIEGRYNDLEHHSIFLSRDYKTNLEQIETRFEIPTNPSVYVHNASITDPTLAPDGHSTLYILAPVSHLHDNIDWNQHAKPFRRKVLDQLTKFGLDDLEDRIRFEKILTPPDWAVDMNIYKGATFNLAHNLQQMLHLRPNNRFEELQGIYLTGGGTHPGSGLPVIYESARISSRLLLQDLGLQPSWPDPSRRPIEPPVPFAALTPERIMS; encoded by the coding sequence ATGACAGCCGCCAGTGAACGTCGACCCAAGCGCGTCGTCATCATCGGGGCCGGCCCAGGCGGGCTTGCCACCGCCATGCTTCTCGCCGCCCAGGGACTCAAGGTCACCGTCCTCGAACGCCTCGACCGCGTCGGCGGGCGAACCTCCACCCTCGATTACGACGGTTTCCGCTTCGACATGGGCCCCACCTTCTTCCTCTACCCCCAGATCCTCCGCGAGATCTTTCAGACCTGCGGCCTCAAACTCGAAGACCACGTCGACCTCATCCGACTCGACCCCCAGTACCACCTCATCTTTGAAGAAGGCGGTGAACTCCGCGCCACCCCCGACATCAAACGCATGCAGGCGCAGATCGCCACCATCTCACCCGACGACGCCAAACGCTTCCCCGACTTCATGGCCGACAACCGCAAGAAGTTCGCCCGCTTCGCCTCCATCCTCCAAAAACCTTTCAGCTCACCCCTCGACTGCCTCAGCCCCGACGTCCTCAAGGCCGCGCCCCTCCTACGACCCTGGGCCTCCGTCGACTCCGACCTCGGACGCTTCTTCTCCGACGAACGCATCCGCCTCGCCTTCTCCTTCCAATCCAAGTACCTGGGCATGTCACCTTTCCGCTGCCCGTCCCTCTTCACCATCCTCTCTTACCTCGAGTACGACTACGGCGTCTTCCACCCCCGCGGCGGATGCGGCGCCGTCTCCACGGCCATGTCCCGCGCCGCCGAGTCGCTCGGTGCCGAAATCCGACTCAACGAACCGGTCGAAGAAATCCTCTTTGAAAAAACCAAAGCCACCGGCGTGCGCACAAACCGTTGCGTTTTGGAGGCCGATAGCGTCGTTTTGAACGCCGATTTCGGCGCAGCAGTGACGAGTTTGATCCCAAAACAGCTCAGAAAGAAGTACTCCGACCAGCGCGTCGCCGCCAAGAAGTACTCTTGTTCGACTTTTATGATGTATCTCGGTATCGAAGGCCGCTACAACGACTTAGAACACCACAGCATCTTCCTCTCACGCGATTACAAGACCAACCTCGAACAAATCGAGACCCGCTTCGAGATCCCCACCAACCCCTCGGTCTACGTCCACAACGCCTCCATCACCGACCCCACCCTCGCCCCCGATGGCCATTCCACCCTCTATATCTTGGCCCCCGTGTCACATTTGCACGACAACATCGACTGGAATCAGCACGCTAAACCCTTCCGCCGCAAGGTCTTGGACCAGCTCACCAAGTTCGGCCTCGACGATCTCGAAGACCGCATCCGCTTCGAAAAAATCCTCACCCCGCCCGACTGGGCCGTCGACATGAACATCTACAAAGGCGCAACCTTCAACCTTGCGCACAACCTCCAGCAGATGCTGCACCTGCGCCCCAACAACCGCTTCGAAGAACTCCAGGGCATCTACCTCACCGGCGGCGGAACCCACCCCGGCTCCGGCCTCCCCGTCATCTACGAGTCCGCACGCATCTCATCACGCTTGTTGTTGCAGGACCTCGGGTTACAACCAAGCTGGCCCGACCCCTCCCGCCGACCCATCGAGCCCCCCGTGCCCTTTGCAGCCCTGACCCCGGAGCGGATCATGTCATGA
- a CDS encoding pseudouridine synthase, with product MTADTPTTPDPLRDASRGIRLQKAMANAGVASRRDCEDLIEQGRVAVNGTIVRDLPAWVDPREDLIELDGDPIVRPRRRPKKPGIGFGHTYLMLHKPRSVISTNEDPQGRKRCIDLIDKGLAKRLYPVGRLDADSTGLIILTDDGELTHRLTHPSYQVAKRYIVSVRGKLEDADLDKLRKGLYLADQKNKTHTGSPKPKRASVDEVQIIRHEIDRARGDRTLLGITLSEGQNREIRRLMARVGLQVRRLKRVGVGPLRLKGLAVGHWRLLTTSEIGKLHKIVHLDPRLKGELP from the coding sequence ATGACAGCCGATACGCCCACGACACCTGACCCGCTGCGCGACGCAAGCCGTGGCATCCGCCTGCAAAAAGCCATGGCCAACGCAGGCGTCGCCTCGCGGCGCGACTGCGAGGACCTCATCGAGCAAGGCCGTGTCGCCGTCAACGGCACCATCGTCCGCGACCTCCCCGCATGGGTGGACCCCCGTGAAGACCTCATAGAACTCGACGGCGACCCCATCGTCCGCCCGCGCCGCCGACCCAAAAAACCCGGCATCGGCTTTGGTCACACCTACCTGATGCTCCACAAGCCCCGAAGCGTCATCTCGACCAACGAAGACCCCCAAGGCCGCAAACGCTGCATCGATCTCATCGACAAAGGACTCGCCAAACGTCTCTACCCCGTCGGTCGCCTCGACGCCGATTCCACCGGACTCATCATCCTCACCGACGATGGCGAACTCACCCACCGCCTCACCCATCCCAGCTACCAGGTCGCCAAACGCTACATCGTCTCAGTCCGCGGCAAACTCGAAGACGCCGACCTCGACAAACTCCGTAAAGGCCTCTACCTCGCCGACCAGAAAAACAAAACGCACACCGGATCGCCCAAACCCAAGCGTGCCTCGGTCGATGAAGTCCAGATCATCCGCCACGAAATCGACCGCGCTCGGGGCGACCGAACCCTCCTGGGCATCACCCTCAGCGAAGGCCAGAACCGTGAGATCCGCAGGCTCATGGCCCGTGTCGGACTCCAGGTCCGCAGACTCAAACGCGTAGGCGTCGGACCCCTCCGACTCAAAGGCCTCGCCGTCGGACACTGGCGACTCCTCACCACCAGCGAGATCGGCAAGCTCCACAAGATCGTCCACCTCGACCCCAGACTCAAAGGAGAACTGCCATGA